From the genome of Thermococcus sp.:
TCTTTGACCTCATCAATTTTCACAGGTCTAATCTCCCCAATGCTTTTGATAACGAGTGATTTCTCTACCGTAAAAACGGAAGAACAGTCTATGAAGCTCTTTTTCTTGAGCTTACCCCTAAGGAGGTCTTTTTGTTCGAGTTCAACTTGGAATTCCCTAAAATGCGGACTTCCCGTTATTTTGAGCACTATTAAGTCGTCACTTATTCTTTTCAACTCATTGGAGCTGATAACCAGCACAGGACGGAGCTTCTTTCCTATGTAATTGGTAAAAGGAAGTTCCAAAAGGAGTATCTCNNNNNNNNNNTCAATCAGTATCCTAATCCGAGAACCCGGGGGTATGTTCAGCTTTCTTAGGGGGATTATCACATCGCCCCGATATATGGCAACTATCTCCTCAGGCATGGTTAAAAATTGAGAAACCAGCTTTTAAACATTTGGAACTATCACTCAATAAGCCTCTCGTGCTCCTGTTTTATGCAGCGGTGAGCGACCGCGATTAATCCGGCCTCCTTGGCCTTCTTAAAGGCCTCCTCGCTGAACGTCCCGAACTGGAACCATACTACTTTTGCCCCCTTCTTTATCGCCTGCTCCACGTAGTCCATCGTGAACTCCGGTCTTACGAAGAGGTCAACGATTTCAACCTCGTCCGGGATATCAAGGACGCTGGGATAGCACTTCCTCCCGAGGATTTCGTCATAGCGCGGGTTCACCGGGTAGACCTCGTAGCCATTCTCAAGGAGGTAGCGCATCACCTCGTTCGAGTCGCGTTCCGGCTTTGGAGATGCTCCAACGAGGGCTATCTTCCTGTACTTCGTCAGGATTTCCCTGATGTCCTCATCGCTGAGCCTGTCAACGGGGGTTGTCCTCACCATTCTACCACCCGAGGGGAATGGAAGTCAACCTTTAAATCTCTACCGAGCTCTGTTGATTTCCGGCAATTCCACGAGAACCGTAGTTCTCCTAACGCCCACGATCAAGACTCTATCCCCTCTACTGGCTTTTCCGTTCAGGCAGAGGGCACGCCAGAGCTCGCCCTCAACCTTGACGATGCCTTCAGGATTGAGGTCTTCAAGGACAATCGCAGTCTTCCCTATTAGGCTCTCGGGGCCGACTTCGGGCTTTCTCTCAAGGCCTCCCCTGAGAACGTAGGGTGCAACCGCAATGTCTTTAGCTAGAAGAACTGCAAGTAAGAGCAGAGTTGCCCAGAGGGGAACTCTAAGGCCAAGCTGGGGGAAGAGCAGGAGGAAGAGAGCTACTACCAGAACCTCATCCGCCAGCAGGGCGAGGAGCTTAAGTGCCCCCACCGAGCCACCTCCAGTAGGGATTGAGCTCTATGATGCTCCACCACTTTCTCAGCTCTTCCCTGGCCTCGCGGTAATCTGGGTAAAAGCGCCCAACAAAATCCCAGAAGGCCTTTGAATGCTCCTGAAACTTCAGGTGGGCCAGCTCGTGAACAACAACGTACTCCCTAAGCTCCGGCGGAACCGAAACGAGGCGAACGTTGAAGTTGAGGTTGCCCCTTGAAGAGCAACTCCCCCACCTGCTCCTCTGGTGCCTGATGAAGACCTTTTTGGGAGAAACGCCCATCCTCTGAGAGTACCCACTAACAAGTGCGAGTATCTTTGGCCTGAGATAGGCCTTAAGCTCGGCCAGAGTCTCGTCTGGATAAGCCGAGAAGACGACCGTCCTGAACCTCTCGTGAACCTTCGCTTTTCTTCCCCTGATGACCTGATAGAACTCCCCGTCTATGGGAAAGCCCTTCTCTGCTACCTCCCTCAATCCATCTATCTCGCCGAGCTTGGCCTCAAGCCAGCCCCTGTGGCGCTCGACGAAAGAGCCAACGTCGTAACCTTCCGGGGCGGTAACGATAACCTTTCCGTCCGGCTTCACTTCGATGCGCGCGTATTTCACGGGCCTCCGGCGGACTTCGATGTCCATCCCATCACCTTTTAAGGAATTTTGAGAATTGGGCCTTATGAACCTTCGGGTCATCAGGAAGAAGACCAAGAGCCTATACACCCGCTCAAGAATTCCGGGAGTGAGCTGGAGCGTGAAC
Proteins encoded in this window:
- a CDS encoding CoA-binding protein yields the protein MVRTTPVDRLSDEDIREILTKYRKIALVGASPKPERDSNEVMRYLLENGYEVYPVNPRYDEILGRKCYPSVLDIPDEVEIVDLFVRPEFTMDYVEQAIKKGAKVVWFQFGTFSEEAFKKAKEAGLIAVAHRCIKQEHERLIE
- a CDS encoding NfeD family protein, which translates into the protein MGALKLLALLADEVLVVALFLLLFPQLGLRVPLWATLLLLAVLLAKDIAVAPYVLRGGLERKPEVGPESLIGKTAIVLEDLNPEGIVKVEGELWRALCLNGKASRGDRVLIVGVRRTTVLVELPEINRAR
- a CDS encoding type II toxin-antitoxin system PemK/MazF family toxin encodes the protein EILLLELPFTNYIGKKLRPVLVISSNELKRISDDLIVLKITGSPHFREFQVELEQKDLLRGKLKKKSFIDCSSVFTVEKSLVIKSIGEIRPVKIDEVK
- a CDS encoding antitoxin family protein, whose amino-acid sequence is MPEEIVAIYRGDVIIPLRKLNIPPGSRIRILI
- a CDS encoding SprT family zinc-dependent metalloprotease, producing the protein MDIEVRRRPVKYARIEVKPDGKVIVTAPEGYDVGSFVERHRGWLEAKLGEIDGLREVAEKGFPIDGEFYQVIRGRKAKVHERFRTVVFSAYPDETLAELKAYLRPKILALVSGYSQRMGVSPKKVFIRHQRSRWGSCSSRGNLNFNVRLVSVPPELREYVVVHELAHLKFQEHSKAFWDFVGRFYPDYREAREELRKWWSIIELNPYWRWLGGGT